Within the Bacteroidota bacterium genome, the region ATAAATGCAACTAAGGTAACCCTTCGGGTTGCAGCTTAATAAGTTTTAATAACACAACAACATCATCATCACAAGGAGTCCAATATGAAAAGATTTACACTTTTCATGGTTGTTATTCTGTTCTCGGGCATACTGTTTGCTCAGCAGAACAAGATTAATGTGGTCATCTCCATCAAGTGTACAAACGCACCGCAGTTTTCCATTTGGAATGACACAATTCGTGAGGGGCAGAAATATGCTTTTCAAGCCAAGAATCTTCCTGCACCTTATAATGTGGCACAATCACTCTACAATGCAATGGTTGGATCATACATCATGTTTGAGGACGGGTGTATAAACCAGGATATTCAGGTAAGAATCACGCTAAACGGAGTAAATTGTTCCAATGGATTATTCAATCCGGCTAATCTTGCAAACCTGTTTATCAACTGGAGGATAGAGGTTTACTCATTTAACGGACTTGATCCACTAGGTTCACCCTTTAATTTCACATCACCAAACAAATTCAGACTTGTTCTGATGCGTTCGCAACAGTTCAGCCAGTTCCTCACAATGGCAGGTATCAACCCTGTTGCTGTGCTGGCATTTGCGTATTTAACTGCTACAAATACATTTGATCTGACAGGAATTACCACCGAGCTGTTTCCGGATTCCATCAGAGTAAGAGTATCCCATTTTTCAGATCTCGTCGGAAGTACTCAGGGAAGTCTGACCTCCACGAATGAAACGATAACGGAGATACCGGCTGCATTTGCTCTCGATCAAAATTACCCAAATCCGTTTAATCCTTCCACAAAGATTCGCTATTCAGTACCCGAAAGGTCGGATGTGCTGATCAGAGTCTTTGACATAATGGGAACGGAAGTGGCGAAAATAGTGAATGAATCGAAGGAAGCCGGGGTCTATGAGGCATCATTCGATGCAGCAGGATTGCCTTCAGGAATGTACATGTATGAACTGAGAGCAGGAAGTGTCGTAATCAGTAAAAAAATGCTGCTGCTCAAGTAAGTTACAAAGTTACGAGTGGACGCATAAATTTAGAGAGCATTTGAAGGAAAATGCAGGAAACAGCCTGTATTTGCCTTTTAGTGCTCTTTTTTTACATAAAAAGACCTGATTGTAAATAAATCATTTGCAAACAATTCAAATTATAACTAATTTTAATAGTTATCGTTAATAATTATAGAACCGAGATCGCAATGAAGCATTTTAAGAAGAGTTTTACCGGAGTTGCCGGTATGATCGCCGTATTGTCAATAATGCTCTTATCCGGGTGTGAGATCAAGGAACCGATTGCCCCGGTGTGGGATGTCGAACTTAATCTACCGTTCGTGAACAGGACCTACACTTTAAAGGAGATTGTAGAGAGAGATACAGCAAACCTGAAAGTGAGAAGCGACACAGCCATAATAATTTATGAACAGCTTCAGGATCTCAACTCTGTCAAGATTGAAAACAGAATGACGCTTGATGCTCCCGTGAAGAGCATAAAGACAACCATAGGCGCCATCAAGGTGAACACAGTTGCCTCGATAAGTGAAGAGATAAAAATGACCCAATGGCTTAATGTTACGCCTGGTCAGAATCAGATAGTACCACCGGTTACAAATACACTGGTAGTTCAAGACCTTAAGAAGATAGGTTCCTTTGAAGTTGCAGAGTTTGACGGCGGAACAATGTCTCTTAAGATCAGAAATGAAAATGGTCCGATTCCTCTTAGCATAAGCCGCATAATCGTGAGAGCCGGAAAGAACTACACATACAGAGGTGCTTCAATAGCTGAAAACACCCGTCTGCTTACCGACAATACAGCATTCACCCTGACACAGAACCAGGAAAGAACCATTTCGTTTCCTCTAACGGGGCAGAAACTGGTGGACTCGTTAAGGGTTGAGGTACTGTTGTCATCAACAGGCAGCAATGGTCAATCGGTGCTCCTTCCTGCCAATCCGGTTACAAAAATTACAGCCGACTTCGCAAATCTTAGCGTGAGCGGCGTCAAGACAGTAATTCCTCAGCAAAATCCAATTGTAAAAAGTGATGTTGTTGCCATAGACGACTCCACACAGTAT harbors:
- a CDS encoding T9SS type A sorting domain-containing protein, translating into MKRFTLFMVVILFSGILFAQQNKINVVISIKCTNAPQFSIWNDTIREGQKYAFQAKNLPAPYNVAQSLYNAMVGSYIMFEDGCINQDIQVRITLNGVNCSNGLFNPANLANLFINWRIEVYSFNGLDPLGSPFNFTSPNKFRLVLMRSQQFSQFLTMAGINPVAVLAFAYLTATNTFDLTGITTELFPDSIRVRVSHFSDLVGSTQGSLTSTNETITEIPAAFALDQNYPNPFNPSTKIRYSVPERSDVLIRVFDIMGTEVAKIVNESKEAGVYEASFDAAGLPSGMYMYELRAGSVVISKKMLLLK